The genome window AGACCCCCAAATACCCCCTCCATGGGGCAAATACTCCCCCTGTGGGGCAAATCCCTTCCTGTGGACCCCCAAACACCCCATCTATAGGGCAGATCTCCTTCAGCCCCCCAAAATACCCCTCCACAGGGCAAACACCTCCCCCTGCAAGGCATCAACCGCCCCTGGGAGACCCCAGAGGTGCTCGCCGTGGGGCAGAAGACCCCCGCCCGCTCCTCACCCGCCCGTAGGAGGATGACTTGGTCGTCCAGGGGCAGCTCGGAGAAATGGGGGATCCTCTTGGCCCACTCCACCAGCGTGAAGAGCTGCTTGTCGGCGGCCTGGCAGATGTTGGTCACCGGGTCATTGGGCTGATGAGTAGGGCGGGGGACATGTAAAGGGGTCAGCGAGGTGGGCCAGGAATCCCCCCCGGGGACCCCTTTATGCCCCAAACCGCCCCAAAATAACTCACCGAGCTGCCGCCGGTGCCGGCGCCGTCAACGCTTTGGTCCGATTTCTGCTCCACCGCCAACTCGGCTTCTAAAATCTTCTCCACCGGCATCTCCTCGTTGGCGTTGGCCCCCAGCTCGCCATCgccctccttctccttcccccgtTGTCGCTCCTCCTGCACGGCTGGGGCAGGCGCGGGGGGACAGGGATGTGAGAAAAAGGGGGTCTAGGGGGGTCCCCACCCCGTATCCCGGCGTTCCCGGTTACCTTCCCGTTTCATGCCGGTGGCCAGGCACTTCTGGTAGCGGCAGTACTGGCAGCGGTTGCGTTGGCGCTTGTCCACCACGCAGTCCTTGTTGTCGCGGCAGGTGTAGGTCAGGTCCTTGCGGATGGTGCGTTTGAAGAAGCCTTTGCAACCCTCGCAGCTGTACACCCCGTAGTGCTTCCCTGCGGGGACGGGGGTGGGGGTTCAGCGGGGggcccccccacctccccggcgtcgccccgcggcggcgggggggtcAGCGTCCGAAAGGGGgtggtggctggggcagggtggaGGGGGCCCCACCCTTGGTGGCGCATCCTGAGGATGACCAAGGTGTCCCCAACCCCCTCTGTCCCGCCCCACAGAGGACCCGGGTGCCCCCACACCCCGTCCTGAGGATGACCAAGGTGCCCCCAACCCCCTCTGTCCCGCCCCACAGAGGACCCAGGTGCCCCCACACCCCGTCCTGAGGATGACCAAGGTGCCCCCAACCCCCTCTGTCCCGCCCCACAGAGGACCCAGGTGCCCCCACACCCCGTCCTGAGGATGACCAAGGTGCCCCCAACCCCCTCTGTCCCGCCCCACAGAGGACCCAGGTGCCCCCCACACCCCGTCCTGAGGATGACCAAGGTGCCCCCAACCCCCTCTGTCCCGCCCCACAGAGGACCCAGGTGCCCCCACACCCCGTCCTGAGGATGACCAAGGTGCCCCCAACCCCCTCTGTCCCGCCCCACAGAGGACCTGGGTGCCCCCACACCCCGTCCTGAGGATGACCAAGGTGCCCCCAATGCCCCATGTCCCACCCCACAGAGGACCCAGGGCTCCCCAAAGCCTCTGTCCCACCCCCCGAAGGCCCCTAAGCACCCTCAACCCCTCCGTGTCACCCATGTGGCGTCACACAGGGACCCCCATGAGAACCCCGGCGTCCCCCCCGGGTGGAGCCACGTGTCCCCATGTCACACAGGGACCCCATGGAAGACCCCCATGTTCCTGGAGGGACCTTACAGAGAACCCACTTGTCCTGGTGCCCCAGAGGGACCCCCCAAAGCACCCAGGTGTCCCCAGCGGGACCCCCCCGTGAAGGACCCGGACATGCCAGTGccccccagggaccccacaGAACACCCCAATGTCCCCAGAGAGACCCCACAGAACACCCCGATGACCCCAGAGAGACCC of Phalacrocorax aristotelis unplaced genomic scaffold, bGulAri2.1 scaffold_366, whole genome shotgun sequence contains these proteins:
- the LOC142051051 gene encoding LOW QUALITY PROTEIN: retinoic acid receptor RXR-beta-A-like (The sequence of the model RefSeq protein was modified relative to this genomic sequence to represent the inferred CDS: deleted 1 base in 1 codon) codes for the protein MGDSDRDCRSPDSSSLSASPPPPEPSAPLHHPSMIGSAMTSLNSPVASLGSPFPVISSSMGSPGLPATPAIAYGPVSSPQINSTVNLSGLHPVSSSEDVKPPLGIRAVPCHPHGPGVAGKRLCAICGDRSSGKHYGVYSCEGCKGFFKRTIRKDLTYTCRDNKDCVVDKRQRNRCQYCRYQKCLATGMKREAVQEERQRGKEKEGDGELGANANEEMPVEKILEAELAVEQKSDQSVDGAGTGGSSPNDPVTNICQAADKQLFTLVEWAKRIPHFSELPLDDQVILLRAGEERAGVFCPTASTSGVSQGRLMPCRGRCLPCGGVFWGAEGDLPYRWGVWGSTGRDLPHRGSICPMEG